Proteins encoded in a region of the Clostridium beijerinckii genome:
- a CDS encoding acyl-CoA dehydrogenase: MDFKQDENHQQLQEMYREFAENEVKPIAKEIDESMRFPEENVAKMAEMGLLGIPFPEEFGGAGMDTLSYVQCVEELSKCCATTGVIVSAHTSLCATPIYTYGTDAQKEKYLKPLASGEKLGAFGLTEPVAGTDASMQKTTAVLDGDNYVLNGSKIFITNAGYAEIYIVFAMTDKSKGTKGISAFIVEKDFPGFSVGSHELKMGIRASSTCELFFDNCIVPKENLLGEEGKGFGIAMATLDGGRIGIAAQALGIAEGAIEETVKYVKERVQFGKSIAQFQNTQFELAQMSANTEAAKLLVYQAACAKDDHQKFTHLAAMAKLFAARNATDVTNRCLQLFGGYGYTSDYPIERMMRDAKITEIYEGTSEVQMMVLSGWMLR, translated from the coding sequence ATGAGAATCACCAACAATTACAAGAAATGTATCGTGAATTTGCAGAAAATGAGGTAAAACCAATTGCAAAAGAAATAGATGAAAGTATGCGTTTCCCAGAAGAAAATGTAGCAAAAATGGCTGAAATGGGCTTGCTTGGAATTCCATTTCCTGAAGAATTCGGCGGAGCTGGAATGGATACATTAAGTTATGTACAATGTGTAGAAGAATTATCTAAATGTTGTGCTACAACAGGTGTTATAGTTTCAGCACATACAAGCCTTTGTGCAACACCAATTTACACATATGGTACAGATGCTCAAAAAGAAAAATATTTAAAACCTCTTGCTTCAGGTGAAAAATTAGGTGCCTTTGGATTAACTGAACCTGTAGCTGGAACTGATGCTTCAATGCAAAAGACAACAGCAGTATTAGATGGAGACAATTATGTATTAAATGGAAGCAAAATCTTTATTACTAATGCAGGATATGCAGAAATATATATTGTTTTTGCTATGACAGATAAGAGTAAGGGAACAAAAGGTATTTCAGCATTTATAGTTGAAAAAGACTTCCCAGGATTTTCTGTTGGAAGCCATGAATTAAAGATGGGAATCCGTGCATCTTCTACATGTGAATTATTCTTTGATAATTGTATAGTTCCAAAGGAAAATCTTTTAGGAGAAGAAGGAAAAGGATTTGGTATTGCAATGGCAACTCTTGATGGAGGCCGTATTGGTATCGCTGCTCAAGCTCTTGGTATTGCAGAAGGCGCAATAGAAGAGACTGTAAAATATGTTAAAGAACGTGTTCAATTTGGAAAATCTATTGCTCAATTCCAAAATACACAATTTGAACTTGCTCAAATGAGTGCAAATACAGAAGCTGCAAAACTTTTAGTATATCAAGCTGCATGTGCAAAAGACGATCACCAAAAATTCACACATTTAGCAGCTATGGCAAAATTATTTGCTGCTAGAAATGCTACTGATGTAACAAATCGTTGTTTACAATTATTTGGTGGTTATGGATACACAAGTGATTATCCAATTGAAAGAATGATGCGTGATGCTAAGATAACAGAAATCTATGAAGGAACATCAGAAGTTCAAATGATGGTACTTTCAGGATGGATGCTTAGATAA
- a CDS encoding GntR family transcriptional regulator, giving the protein MEKKIRIVSPVYQQIATDIASKIASGYYQVGEKIYARSVLASQYGVSAETARRAIAILADVDIVDANKGSGVIIKSTENAIKFIKQYNDVKTVNDLRNDILNKLEEQKKENDLLREQIIDLLDRTDRFKSINPFIPFEIRITKETPYIDKNVAEINFWHNTSATIVCIKRNGCLEMSPGPYAVLRDNDIFYFVGDESCYERVNKFLYP; this is encoded by the coding sequence ATGGAAAAAAAAATAAGAATAGTTAGTCCTGTTTATCAGCAGATTGCCACAGATATTGCTTCAAAAATAGCAAGTGGATATTATCAAGTTGGTGAAAAAATATATGCACGTTCTGTACTTGCAAGTCAATATGGAGTTTCAGCAGAAACAGCTAGAAGAGCTATAGCAATACTTGCTGATGTGGATATTGTAGATGCTAATAAGGGCAGTGGTGTAATAATAAAATCAACTGAAAATGCCATAAAATTTATCAAGCAGTATAATGATGTTAAAACGGTTAATGATTTAAGAAATGATATATTAAATAAATTAGAAGAGCAAAAAAAAGAAAATGATTTATTAAGGGAACAAATAATTGATTTGTTAGATAGAACTGATAGATTTAAGTCCATAAACCCATTCATACCATTTGAGATACGTATAACTAAGGAAACGCCATACATAGATAAAAATGTAGCTGAAATTAATTTTTGGCATAATACCTCTGCAACAATTGTATGTATCAAAAGAAATGGATGTCTAGAAATGTCACCAGGGCCATATGCTGTGTTACGTGATAATGATATTTTTTATTTTGTCGGCGATGAAAGCTGCTATGAGAGAGTAAATAAATTCTTATATCCATAA
- a CDS encoding ABC transporter substrate-binding protein — protein sequence MEKILKKLLIFIVIVNFIGIMFECTALKDNSKTALANVSIEKDRLQRIKEKGVINVAAITSSRTYFYRDTNTNEVSGIEADILNEILKRLGMNAKIEINEATFLNFLEKLTTDDNIDIASGGIFITPEREKLVAFTQPLYKISESIVVPALSTINFKSDLKTSVVGVVKGTVYEKLAERWKNENLIKDIATFDTLPELFNAVSSIKVDAGILDSVVGKYSLFKNSKLPLRLLRDYTPELTNNVGIAMRKNDITLLNAFNEKISEMKADGTMYAIFVDNGLDKTNMA from the coding sequence ATGGAAAAGATACTTAAGAAATTATTGATATTTATTGTTATAGTAAATTTTATTGGAATAATGTTTGAATGTACTGCTCTAAAAGATAATAGTAAAACTGCATTAGCAAATGTCTCAATTGAAAAAGATAGATTGCAGAGAATAAAAGAAAAAGGAGTAATAAATGTCGCGGCAATAACAAGCAGTCGTACATATTTTTATAGAGATACAAATACAAATGAGGTATCTGGTATAGAAGCAGATATACTAAATGAAATTTTAAAACGGCTTGGGATGAATGCAAAAATTGAAATCAACGAAGCAACATTTCTAAATTTCTTAGAAAAATTAACTACTGATGATAATATAGATATAGCATCAGGTGGAATATTTATAACGCCAGAACGTGAAAAGCTTGTAGCATTTACTCAGCCATTATATAAAATTTCAGAATCTATTGTGGTTCCAGCATTATCAACTATTAATTTTAAGAGTGATTTAAAAACTTCAGTGGTTGGAGTTGTAAAAGGTACAGTATATGAAAAGTTAGCAGAAAGATGGAAGAATGAGAACTTAATAAAAGATATAGCAACGTTTGATACTCTGCCTGAATTATTTAATGCTGTAAGTAGTATAAAAGTTGATGCAGGCATATTAGATTCTGTTGTCGGAAAATATTCTCTATTTAAAAATTCCAAGCTCCCTTTAAGATTACTAAGAGATTATACTCCAGAGTTAACTAATAACGTAGGCATAGCTATGAGAAAAAATGACATAACACTATTGAATGCTTTTAATGAAAAAATTAGTGAGATGAAAGCAGATGGTACAATGTATGCTATTTTTGTTGATAATGGGTTAGATAAAACTAATATGGCTTAA
- a CDS encoding lactate utilization protein: MTRQSLLIKRYDKLSSKVIDALKKRHFDAYYCKTKDEAVQQILDLIPENHVVSWGGSETLTEIGIKELVKEKGYQVIDRDTGKSPEERTELMRKALLCDTFLMSSNAISEDGQLFNIDGNGNRVAAMIFGPKSVIVVAGMNKVVKTLDDAIQRARTIAAPSNMQHFQDMKTPCYINGSCGDCLSPDCICSQMVTTRTSRPAKKIKIILIGEDFGF, encoded by the coding sequence ATGACAAGACAATCTTTATTAATAAAACGTTATGATAAGTTAAGCTCAAAGGTAATTGATGCTTTGAAAAAGCGTCATTTTGATGCTTATTATTGCAAGACTAAGGATGAAGCAGTTCAGCAAATTTTGGATTTGATTCCAGAAAACCATGTTGTATCTTGGGGTGGCTCTGAAACCTTAACTGAAATTGGCATAAAAGAACTTGTAAAAGAAAAAGGCTATCAAGTTATAGATAGAGATACTGGAAAGAGTCCTGAAGAACGAACAGAACTTATGAGAAAAGCACTTTTATGTGATACATTTTTAATGAGCAGTAATGCTATAAGTGAAGATGGTCAGCTATTTAATATCGATGGAAATGGGAATCGTGTAGCAGCAATGATTTTTGGACCTAAAAGTGTTATAGTTGTGGCTGGAATGAATAAAGTTGTAAAAACTCTTGATGATGCAATTCAAAGAGCTAGAACAATTGCTGCACCATCAAATATGCAGCATTTTCAAGATATGAAGACTCCATGCTATATAAATGGCAGCTGTGGAGATTGCCTAAGCCCAGATTGTATTTGTTCACAAATGGTAACAACAAGAACTAGCAGGCCAGCAAAAAAGATAAAGATCATACTAATTGGCGAAGACTTTGGCTTTTAA
- a CDS encoding Tim44 domain-containing protein, producing the protein MWEIFKEPNKRSKYVKKIVQMLNDSETLYYLNMATDRRNRYDREAMTDLFFFKTKMFIVIITLIALLNKLGLPDIIKWYDNGGKFPIKSAFLVGLSLVIIIIHILKLDDYCINNLVYNNDMNKKKKKTNEFINTIKKDPKNISYAFLRSTVKETFSKVIESLERMNFEMCQKYISTECYDALQSQCKRHSFENIGRIIEELELIEAEPVGIIHHHDSYKDVVWFVIKYNAKDYVVDETDGEMLFGSNKVKTFVQYWKFQKAEENTWLLSDVVAKGERDIKKCFNITEEF; encoded by the coding sequence ATGTGGGAAATATTTAAAGAGCCAAATAAGCGCAGTAAATATGTTAAGAAGATAGTTCAGATGCTAAATGATTCTGAGACTTTGTATTATTTAAATATGGCTACTGATAGACGTAATAGATATGATAGAGAAGCTATGACGGATCTATTCTTTTTTAAGACTAAAATGTTTATTGTGATAATTACGTTAATAGCACTTTTAAATAAGTTAGGATTACCTGACATTATTAAATGGTATGATAATGGAGGAAAGTTTCCAATAAAATCTGCTTTTTTAGTTGGCTTAAGTTTAGTAATAATTATCATTCATATTTTAAAGCTGGATGATTATTGCATTAATAATCTTGTATACAATAACGATATGAATAAGAAAAAGAAGAAAACAAATGAATTTATAAATACAATAAAGAAGGATCCTAAAAATATTTCTTACGCTTTTCTTAGAAGTACTGTAAAAGAAACATTTTCTAAGGTGATTGAGTCACTGGAACGTATGAACTTTGAAATGTGTCAAAAATATATAAGTACCGAGTGTTATGATGCGCTGCAATCACAATGTAAAAGACACTCTTTTGAGAATATTGGAAGGATAATAGAAGAACTTGAACTTATAGAAGCAGAGCCAGTTGGAATTATTCATCATCATGATAGTTATAAGGATGTTGTATGGTTTGTCATTAAATATAATGCAAAGGATTATGTGGTAGACGAAACAGATGGAGAGATGCTATTTGGAAGCAATAAAGTTAAGACTTTTGTACAATATTGGAAGTTTCAAAAAGCAGAGGAAAATACTTGGCTGCTAAGTGATGTGGTAGCAAAAGGAGAGCGTGATATAAAAAAATGCTTTAATATTACTGAAGAGTTTTAA
- a CDS encoding polysaccharide deacetylase family protein: MRNNYRYSRYNRNARIRRKRILILTIIIVALGGLAASIIDDKFFSKDKNVQALASNEAVGSNQDDEANKTKEDDTNAEVQNDSYVDDVASVEKFLTQQAKGQKIEDTDGKKVVYLSFDDGPSETNTPSILKTLKEENVKATFFVLGKAIDQSEANKNLLKQELEEGHAIGNHSYSHNYKYLYPNGSVNTNNFMSEINKTNESLKKVLGEDFSTRAIRFPGGHMSWKNTGEVDKIMKEKDYHYVDWNALSKDAEGPHKNADQLTEEVKKTVENKTKVVLLMHDTYGKEETAKALPGIIEYLKGQGYEFRTFK; encoded by the coding sequence ATGAGAAACAATTACAGATATAGCAGATATAACAGAAATGCTCGCATACGAAGAAAGAGAATATTAATTTTAACTATTATAATTGTGGCATTAGGCGGTTTAGCTGCATCTATAATAGATGATAAATTTTTTTCAAAGGATAAAAATGTACAAGCACTTGCATCTAATGAGGCTGTTGGGTCAAATCAAGATGATGAAGCTAATAAAACCAAAGAAGATGACACAAATGCTGAAGTGCAAAATGATTCTTATGTTGATGATGTTGCATCTGTAGAGAAATTTTTAACGCAACAAGCGAAAGGACAGAAAATTGAAGATACTGATGGTAAAAAAGTCGTTTACTTATCTTTTGATGACGGACCATCTGAAACTAATACTCCATCAATATTAAAGACTCTTAAGGAGGAAAATGTAAAAGCAACTTTTTTTGTTCTTGGAAAAGCAATAGACCAAAGTGAAGCTAATAAAAATTTGCTAAAGCAGGAACTTGAAGAAGGACATGCTATAGGAAATCATTCATATTCACATAATTACAAGTACTTATATCCGAATGGAAGTGTCAACACAAATAACTTCATGTCGGAGATTAATAAAACTAATGAGTCATTAAAGAAAGTTTTAGGAGAGGATTTTTCTACAAGGGCTATTAGATTTCCAGGGGGGCATATGTCTTGGAAAAATACTGGGGAAGTGGATAAAATAATGAAGGAAAAAGATTATCATTATGTAGATTGGAATGCATTATCAAAAGATGCAGAAGGCCCTCATAAAAATGCAGATCAATTAACAGAAGAGGTTAAGAAGACAGTTGAAAACAAAACAAAAGTAGTACTATTAATGCATGACACATATGGTAAAGAAGAAACAGCTAAAGCCTTACCAGGAATAATAGAGTATTTAAAGGGGCAAGGGTATGAATTTAGAACTTTTAAGTAA
- a CDS encoding 4Fe-4S dicluster domain-containing protein — protein sequence MHLRIPKYFSLFNNYKQFGPGISQVYYNNLTQEHGKASDCIGCKQCEGHCPQHIEITKCLNDVAAVFE from the coding sequence ATGCATTTAAGAATACCAAAATATTTCTCTCTATTTAATAACTATAAACAATTTGGCCCTGGGATTTCACAGGTCTACTATAATAATTTAACTCAAGAGCATGGAAAGGCTTCTGATTGCATAGGATGCAAGCAATGTGAAGGACATTGTCCACAACATATAGAAATTACAAAATGCTTAAACGATGTAGCGGCTGTATTTGAATAA